A segment of the Lycium ferocissimum isolate CSIRO_LF1 chromosome 10, AGI_CSIRO_Lferr_CH_V1, whole genome shotgun sequence genome:
TGTCCAAAGGGAAAATGACTTGGTATTCACTGCTTCCGGAACACTCGattcattcttttgagatgcttGCAGATGCATTTATCAAAGCGCATGCTGGAGCAAAGAAGGTGTCAGCAAGGAAGGCAGATATCTTCATGATTTCCCAGGGTAATACTGAATTGCTTCGTGAGTTTGTTATAAGATTCCAAAAGGAACGGACGTTGTTGTCGGCCATCCCGGATGAATGGGCAGTAGAGGCATTTGCAAAGGGATTAAATCCGAGAAGCTCGAGCGCTTCattgaaattaaaagaaagcCTATTGGAATTTCCCGCTACAACATGGGCAGATGTTCATATTAGGAATGAATCAAAAATCCGAGTGGAAGATGATAAGTTCGGATTGCCGGCTGGATCTACTGGCCTTAGTCGGAACCATGATAGACCAAGAAGGAATGTTGATCATGATTCCAGATATGGAAAGAAAGGTATCAACCGTATGGCCAACAGGAGAAATCCCGTTCAACACCAGAATGAAATCGGAATAAACAATATGAGAGGCTAAACTCTGACAGAAAAATTGACTTAAGGCAAAATAGGCGAGGGTTGCAGTCCAAAACTGCGACAGTGGATTCAGTTACAAACAATATTGAAAATCCGAGGTTGTCAGAATATAACTTGAATGTTGATTTGGTGGAATTGTTCGCAGTAATAAGTAAGATTGATGGTGCGAAGCGGCCCCGACCGATAAGGTTAGATCCCAGCCAAAGGGATATGAGCTTATTTTGTGATTACCATGGAACCCATGGTCACTGGACTGCTGACTCCAGGCACTTCAGGGATGAGGTTGCACGGTTGTTCAAGGACGGTCACTTAAGGGAATTCTTAAGTGACAGGGCCAATGATAACTATGGAAAGAATAGGGATTTTGTCAAACAAGAGTTTCAGATCGAACCACGTCACGTTATCAACATGATAATTGACGAGCTCgaaaaaaccaagaaaatcccTCCGAATGAAAAATATGAGGTGACAGGAGTTCGTGGAACCCTTGAtcataa
Coding sequences within it:
- the LOC132034641 gene encoding uncharacterized protein LOC132034641; this translates as MPDLPKYDGTTDPQEHVIVYTCAVNGNDMQPDEVESVLLKMFGETLSKGKMTWYSLLPEHSIHSFEMLADAFIKAHAGAKKVSARKADIFMISQGNTELLREFVIRFQKERTLLSAIPDEWAVEAFAKGLNPRSSSASLKLKESLLEFPATTWADVHIRNESKIRVEDDKFGLPAGSTGLSRNHDRPRRNVDHDSRYGKKVISKIDGAKRPRPIRLDPSQRDMSLFCDYHGTHGHWTADSRHFRDEVARLFKDGHLREFLSDRANDNYGKNRDFVKQEFQIEPRHVINMIIDELEKTKKIPPNEKYEVTGVRGTLDHKQKKDLSIGDRNNGLYSLFDIFAPFRALSTSWLVFGVAVVPRSAVNIIQWEVIEQLAMMGEIDLSGGIEKGVMELLVVTGGGEWNTKFQVVNGGTDFKFVLGRPWIQDTNTVIASPFRRIKRKSGSQEEMSSDAKEDYKITRRT